The following coding sequences are from one Cenarchaeum symbiosum A window:
- a CDS encoding phenylalanyl-tRNA synthetase beta subunit (COG0072): protein MAEAIPYLGLDIEDRSGDRLRVEYSPNRPDYSTDYGIAMGLQGLLGVRRGMAQLRIRDGKYSIKADTSVSKIRPYVTCIAAKGRDVDDSLLKQLISMQEDLHAGLGRGAERPP from the coding sequence ATGGCAGAGGCGATCCCCTATCTGGGACTGGACATCGAAGATCGTTCGGGCGACCGGCTCAGGGTTGAATACAGCCCCAACCGCCCCGACTATTCCACCGACTATGGAATAGCCATGGGCCTGCAGGGCCTGCTTGGGGTGCGGCGCGGTATGGCTCAACTGCGCATCAGGGACGGAAAATACTCCATAAAGGCAGACACCTCTGTCTCAAAGATAAGGCCCTATGTAACATGCATAGCGGCCAAGGGGCGGGACGTAGATGACAGCCTCCTAAAACAGCTGATATCTATGCAAGAAGACCTGCACGCGGGCCTGGGCAGAGGCGCAGAAAGGCCGCCATAG
- a CDS encoding phenylalanyl-tRNA synthetase alpha subunit (COG0016), producing MQVLHEIEKKIIGVIRGEWRFEADLPFLTGLSPDQVRRGIQWLKHKDIITVNETANIEFRLGKNGLEALANKLPERRLMNALKGGQRNIRELKKELGGVLGPAMGIALREGWISNKNGIISLEKNVDKLPGEDTIERIGEGNAFILNLISKDLDTLRSRPNFIIEKKHMVHAIELKDKEIKVDFKTKAIDVEADAPVTHPARVHPLNEVIAEIREAFVALGFTEITGSLAQSSFWNFDALFTPQDHPAREIQDTFFLEGIQSSNFATPGQIKNVSGAHKKNWGPWSLDEARRTVLRTHTTCTTIKYLAEERPDEARAFSLGRVFRNEKVSYKHLVEFHQAEGVVTGPDVTLRGLMGIQEEFYKRIGLGKTKFWPTFFPYTEPSLQTMVYNERMGKWVELFGMGIFRPEVTRPLGIRRPVLAWGGGIERIAMIKYGIDDVREFYNNDLDWLRTAEKCR from the coding sequence ATGCAGGTTTTACATGAAATAGAAAAGAAGATCATTGGCGTAATAAGAGGAGAGTGGCGCTTTGAGGCCGACCTTCCATTCCTTACTGGGCTCTCGCCTGACCAGGTGCGCCGGGGAATCCAGTGGCTCAAACACAAGGACATCATTACTGTCAACGAAACTGCAAATATCGAGTTCAGGCTTGGAAAAAATGGGCTCGAAGCTCTTGCGAACAAACTCCCGGAGAGGAGGTTGATGAATGCGCTCAAAGGTGGACAGCGCAATATACGTGAGCTTAAGAAGGAACTGGGTGGCGTGCTCGGGCCCGCAATGGGCATAGCTCTCAGAGAAGGATGGATAAGTAACAAAAATGGCATCATCTCGCTTGAAAAGAACGTGGATAAGCTTCCTGGTGAGGACACGATAGAAAGGATTGGAGAAGGAAATGCGTTTATACTGAATCTAATTTCTAAGGATCTGGATACGCTCAGATCTCGACCCAACTTTATAATAGAAAAAAAACACATGGTCCATGCGATTGAGCTCAAGGATAAAGAGATCAAAGTTGACTTCAAGACTAAGGCCATAGACGTAGAGGCCGACGCTCCCGTAACCCACCCCGCCCGCGTTCACCCCCTCAACGAGGTCATAGCAGAGATAAGAGAGGCGTTTGTCGCCCTCGGCTTTACCGAGATAACCGGCAGTCTTGCACAGTCAAGTTTCTGGAACTTTGATGCGCTCTTTACCCCGCAGGACCATCCAGCAAGGGAGATACAGGATACCTTCTTCCTCGAAGGCATACAGTCGTCAAACTTTGCCACCCCTGGACAGATCAAAAACGTCTCTGGAGCCCACAAGAAAAACTGGGGGCCCTGGAGCCTGGACGAGGCAAGAAGGACGGTCCTCCGGACACACACTACCTGTACGACAATAAAATACCTGGCAGAAGAGAGACCCGACGAGGCAAGGGCCTTTTCACTGGGCCGGGTATTCCGGAATGAAAAAGTAAGCTACAAGCATCTAGTCGAGTTCCACCAGGCAGAAGGTGTAGTCACTGGCCCGGACGTCACCCTGCGCGGCCTGATGGGCATACAAGAAGAGTTCTACAAAAGAATAGGCCTTGGCAAGACAAAGTTCTGGCCCACCTTCTTTCCATATACGGAGCCGTCGCTCCAGACAATGGTGTACAATGAAAGGATGGGCAAGTGGGTCGAGTTATTCGGCATGGGCATATTCCGCCCAGAGGTGACCCGGCCGCTGGGCATAAGAAGGCCCGTACTTGCATGGGGCGGGGGCATAGAAAGAATAGCCATGATAAAGTACGGCATAGATGATGTACGCGAGTTTTACAACAACGATTTAGACTGGCTGAGGACTGCTGAGAAATGCCGGTAG
- a CDS encoding type I membrane protein, which produces MGDPKILQRIRRAAEQDEVVSVYEREYVEGLVRRHLQPSYAAGTEPVVIPLEKEKLPRRIEQPKKKRRLSRLVPRPGRLRPNSRKKKIAYIVIFALLVTIIAGSIPLGTDSPRGPRAVPSSGLSVDSDATRYSVGDIISISGVSGDGIDVSLSIVNEAGGTIWRENVSPRGDNSYSTLIIAGGEGWDSGEYTIRAVRGQATEEAHFAVR; this is translated from the coding sequence GTGGGGGACCCCAAGATACTGCAGAGGATAAGGCGCGCAGCCGAGCAGGACGAGGTGGTATCCGTATACGAAAGGGAGTACGTGGAGGGCCTGGTCAGGAGGCACCTGCAGCCCTCGTATGCTGCCGGGACAGAACCCGTGGTCATCCCCCTGGAAAAAGAAAAGCTGCCCCGCAGGATTGAGCAGCCCAAAAAAAAGAGGCGGCTCTCCCGGCTGGTGCCCCGGCCGGGCAGGCTCCGGCCAAACTCTCGCAAAAAAAAGATAGCATACATCGTGATATTTGCGCTGCTTGTCACTATAATCGCGGGATCCATTCCTCTTGGAACAGACTCGCCCCGCGGCCCGCGCGCGGTCCCGTCTTCGGGATTGTCCGTTGACTCTGATGCGACAAGGTATTCTGTCGGCGATATAATATCGATCTCTGGGGTTTCAGGCGACGGAATAGACGTCTCGCTGTCGATAGTAAACGAGGCAGGGGGGACTATCTGGAGGGAGAATGTATCTCCTCGGGGTGATAACTCGTATTCCACATTGATCATAGCAGGAGGAGAAGGATGGGATTCTGGCGAGTATACAATCAGGGCTGTACGCGGCCAGGCAACAGAAGAGGCCCACTTTGCCGTCAGGTAA
- a CDS encoding transketolase, C-terminal subunit (COG0021): MTLTDMRSEYGKTLVELGSTDQSVVVLGADTTSSLKTAGFGREFPGRFFNMGIAEANLVSVSAGLAISGKTAFASTYAIFLPGRAVDQIRNAVCYPTRNGKSGLNVKLVVSHGGLTVGADGGSHQQLEDIAIMRAIPNMRVLIPADTFAVRALVRTMAAEYGPFYMRMARSKTPTVHSESTKFVPGRGITVRDGSDCTIASCGITVHMAIEAADMLDKEGISCRVLDMFSVKPIDGPLLEKAARETGRIVTCEEHNILGGMGSAVAEAVSERHPVQVRRIGVDDTFGESCRDSEVYMLLEKHGITAANIARIAKGMIH; this comes from the coding sequence ATGACCCTTACCGATATGCGCTCAGAATACGGCAAGACCCTCGTGGAGCTTGGGAGCACAGACCAGTCGGTGGTGGTGCTTGGCGCAGATACCACCAGCTCGCTCAAGACAGCCGGCTTTGGGCGCGAGTTTCCAGGCAGGTTCTTTAACATGGGGATAGCGGAGGCAAACCTTGTCTCGGTATCTGCGGGCCTGGCAATATCGGGCAAGACTGCCTTTGCAAGCACATACGCGATATTTCTCCCCGGCAGGGCCGTCGACCAGATAAGAAATGCAGTATGTTATCCCACCAGAAACGGCAAGAGCGGCCTCAACGTAAAGCTTGTCGTATCCCACGGAGGCCTGACAGTCGGAGCCGACGGCGGCTCGCACCAGCAGTTGGAAGATATCGCCATAATGAGGGCCATCCCCAACATGAGGGTGCTCATACCGGCAGATACCTTTGCCGTCCGGGCTCTGGTCCGCACGATGGCAGCCGAATACGGCCCGTTCTACATGAGGATGGCGCGCTCAAAGACTCCCACAGTACACTCTGAATCCACAAAATTTGTGCCCGGCCGGGGGATAACCGTCAGGGACGGCTCGGACTGTACTATCGCATCATGCGGGATTACCGTCCACATGGCTATCGAAGCCGCAGATATGCTCGATAAAGAGGGCATATCATGCAGGGTCCTCGACATGTTCTCGGTAAAGCCCATTGATGGTCCACTGCTTGAAAAGGCCGCGCGGGAGACGGGCAGGATAGTCACCTGTGAAGAGCACAATATACTGGGCGGTATGGGCTCGGCAGTTGCCGAGGCGGTATCAGAAAGGCACCCCGTGCAGGTAAGGCGCATAGGCGTGGATGACACATTTGGCGAATCGTGCAGGGACTCTGAGGTCTACATGCTGCTCGAAAAGCATGGCATAACGGCAGCTAATATAGCCCGGATTGCAAAGGGGATGATACATTGA
- a CDS encoding TATA-box binding protein (TBP), component of TFIID and TFIIIB (COG2101): protein MPQTKPIVSVENVVASASVDQKIDLNDVTKKFPDTEYNPEQFPGLVFRLTSPKTATLIFRTGKMVCTGAKSEDMAVKAVRTVVQKLRKSGIKIKKDAVVVVQNIVAAINLGGKIHLEKAARVLPRSMYEPEQFPGLIHRMLDPKTVILLFASGKLVCTGAKKESDMYRSVYNLHALLEEKDLMTYE, encoded by the coding sequence ATGCCCCAGACAAAGCCGATCGTAAGCGTAGAGAACGTGGTCGCCTCAGCCTCCGTCGACCAAAAGATCGACCTCAACGATGTGACCAAAAAGTTCCCCGATACTGAATACAACCCCGAACAGTTCCCGGGGCTTGTCTTCCGGCTGACCAGCCCAAAGACCGCCACGCTGATATTCAGAACAGGCAAGATGGTCTGTACCGGGGCAAAGTCAGAGGATATGGCAGTCAAGGCTGTCCGGACTGTGGTCCAAAAGCTCCGCAAGAGCGGAATCAAGATAAAAAAAGACGCAGTGGTGGTGGTCCAGAATATCGTAGCCGCGATAAACCTTGGCGGCAAGATACACCTCGAAAAGGCAGCCAGGGTGCTTCCTCGCAGCATGTACGAGCCCGAACAGTTCCCCGGGCTGATACACAGGATGCTAGATCCAAAGACCGTCATACTGTTGTTTGCATCCGGCAAGCTTGTCTGCACCGGGGCAAAAAAAGAATCCGACATGTACAGGTCGGTATACAATTTGCACGCGCTCCTTGAGGAAAAGGATCTGATGACCTACGAATAG
- a CDS encoding transcriptional regulator (COG1522), producing the protein MATAYVLINCELGSEEAIIQQLKGLDGVKEVHGTFGAYDILTKIESDTVEKLRETITWKIRKIEKIRSTLTLMGIEGQT; encoded by the coding sequence ATGGCAACAGCATATGTCCTGATAAACTGCGAGCTCGGCTCCGAAGAGGCGATAATCCAGCAGCTCAAGGGGCTCGACGGCGTAAAGGAGGTCCACGGGACCTTTGGCGCATACGACATACTGACCAAGATAGAGTCAGACACCGTTGAAAAGCTCCGAGAGACCATAACATGGAAGATCAGAAAGATCGAAAAGATCCGCTCCACACTCACCCTCATGGGGATCGAGGGCCAGACATAG
- a CDS encoding conserved hypothetical protein (COG2947): protein MSYTMAYWLVKQEPGGPRGYSLDQMQKDKKTVWDGVRNNLALKHIRNMKKGDLAMYYHTGTERQAVGIIEVTTAPYPDPGAENERFVVVDVKFKSRLKRPVTLDEMKGEKAFKDWELVRISRLSVMPVPKGIWDRIMTLSRLSPPGRA from the coding sequence ATGTCGTATACTATGGCGTACTGGCTGGTAAAGCAGGAACCCGGCGGCCCCCGTGGCTACAGCCTCGATCAGATGCAAAAGGACAAAAAGACAGTCTGGGACGGGGTCCGCAATAACTTGGCCCTAAAGCACATCAGGAACATGAAAAAGGGCGATCTCGCCATGTACTATCATACGGGTACAGAGAGGCAGGCAGTAGGTATCATAGAGGTGACCACTGCCCCCTATCCGGACCCGGGGGCAGAAAACGAGCGATTCGTAGTAGTCGATGTAAAGTTCAAGTCCCGCCTCAAGAGGCCCGTCACCCTAGACGAGATGAAGGGCGAGAAGGCGTTCAAGGACTGGGAGCTAGTCAGGATATCGAGGCTATCGGTCATGCCTGTTCCCAAGGGAATATGGGACCGGATAATGACCCTGTCCCGGCTGTCTCCCCCGGGCCGTGCCTAA
- a CDS encoding tryptophanyl-tRNA synthetase (COG0180), whose amino-acid sequence MPDNFVVTPWRVEGEIDYDRLTEQFGTTKLTDELLDRLRKIAGEDHFMLRRRIFFSHRDLNMILDSHESGKGFFLYTGRGPSGHTHIGHLIPWVFAKWLQDRFGANMYFQLTDDEKFYSQNNMTLDETRGFAYENALDFVALGFDPAKTSIVIDTEDISTLYPLAAQVAKKLNFSNMKAVFGFTNETNIGMIFYTSLQSAPCFLEDKPVLIPLGVDQDPHFRLTRDVAPKLGRPKPALLHNIMVPALGGPGGKMSGSSGGAIYTTDDPGTVKKKINKYAFSGGKADVEEHRKLGGDPEVDVSYQYLRIFFEPDDARLRKIHDEYRSGSLLTGELKGILIEKINTFLARHQEARERAKDRMGEFRLAKN is encoded by the coding sequence ATGCCCGACAACTTTGTGGTCACGCCATGGCGCGTGGAGGGCGAGATAGACTATGACAGGCTGACCGAACAGTTCGGGACGACAAAGCTGACTGATGAGCTGCTCGACCGCCTGCGAAAGATTGCAGGCGAGGACCACTTTATGCTGAGGCGCAGGATATTTTTCTCTCACAGGGACCTGAACATGATACTTGACTCGCATGAATCAGGCAAGGGGTTCTTCCTATACACGGGCCGCGGCCCCTCGGGCCACACTCACATAGGACACCTCATACCGTGGGTCTTTGCAAAGTGGCTGCAGGACCGCTTTGGGGCCAACATGTACTTTCAGCTTACTGATGATGAAAAGTTCTACTCACAGAACAACATGACATTAGACGAGACAAGAGGCTTTGCATACGAAAATGCTCTCGACTTTGTCGCACTCGGCTTTGATCCCGCAAAGACTAGCATAGTAATAGACACCGAGGATATCTCCACCCTTTACCCGCTGGCCGCACAGGTTGCAAAAAAGCTCAACTTCTCCAACATGAAGGCAGTATTCGGCTTTACCAACGAGACCAACATAGGCATGATATTCTATACATCGCTACAGTCGGCCCCGTGCTTTCTAGAGGACAAGCCGGTCCTGATCCCCCTCGGGGTAGACCAGGACCCGCACTTTAGGCTGACGCGGGACGTGGCCCCAAAGCTGGGCAGGCCAAAGCCGGCACTCCTCCACAATATCATGGTGCCCGCTCTTGGCGGTCCGGGAGGCAAGATGTCGGGGAGCAGCGGGGGAGCAATCTACACCACAGACGACCCCGGGACTGTCAAGAAAAAGATAAACAAATATGCGTTCTCTGGCGGAAAGGCTGATGTGGAGGAGCATCGGAAGCTGGGCGGTGACCCGGAGGTGGACGTATCGTACCAGTACCTGAGGATATTCTTTGAGCCAGATGATGCCCGGCTCCGAAAGATCCACGACGAGTACAGGTCAGGATCGCTCCTGACGGGCGAGCTCAAGGGAATACTGATTGAAAAGATCAACACGTTTCTTGCCCGGCACCAGGAGGCAAGAGAGCGCGCAAAAGACAGAATGGGAGAGTTTCGGCTTGCAAAAAATTAA
- a CDS encoding transaldolase (COG0176) has translation MGLVDGITTNPSLLSKEGGSPKEVMAEIARIIEGPVSLEVVSTEYAGMMEEGHRLRGYGDNVVVKCPMTADGLRACKSLTAEDIPVNITLVFSPNQALLAAKAGAAYVSPFIGRLDDIGQEGMLLIEEMVEIYSNYEFEAEILVASIRHPMHVIEAAKLGADVATLPPAVLGKMLSHPLTDRGLESFLADWDKLKSENPGAGF, from the coding sequence ATGGGCCTTGTCGACGGGATAACGACCAACCCGAGCCTGCTATCGAAAGAGGGCGGCAGCCCCAAGGAGGTAATGGCGGAGATAGCCCGGATAATAGAGGGGCCCGTCAGCCTGGAGGTGGTCAGCACCGAATATGCAGGCATGATGGAGGAAGGCCACAGGCTCCGCGGATACGGCGACAACGTGGTGGTAAAGTGCCCCATGACTGCCGACGGGCTTAGGGCATGCAAGTCGCTTACTGCCGAGGACATACCCGTGAATATCACACTGGTATTCTCCCCAAACCAGGCGCTTTTGGCGGCAAAGGCTGGGGCCGCATATGTAAGCCCGTTCATAGGCCGTTTAGACGACATAGGGCAGGAAGGCATGCTGTTGATAGAGGAAATGGTCGAGATATACTCCAACTATGAATTTGAAGCAGAGATACTAGTGGCCAGCATACGGCACCCGATGCATGTGATAGAGGCTGCAAAGCTGGGAGCTGACGTGGCCACCTTGCCGCCGGCGGTCCTCGGCAAGATGCTCTCCCATCCATTGACCGACAGGGGCCTTGAGAGCTTTCTAGCGGACTGGGACAAGCTAAAATCTGAAAATCCTGGCGCAGGGTTCTAG
- a CDS encoding pantetheine-phosphate nucleotidyltransferase (COG1019) — MAFKLAAVGGTFDVIHEGHAALLARTFEAAEAIIGLTSDALALKRGKRPAKNYEERFAALESFISERFPDAKYSVSRLDEDFGPAVLEPGVDVLVVSEETHPQGDVLNALRRGKGLPPVSVVVVPMVMAEDGTRISSTRIKNSEIDPSGRQP; from the coding sequence ATGGCCTTTAAGCTTGCAGCAGTGGGGGGAACATTTGATGTGATACACGAGGGCCACGCGGCCCTTCTCGCCAGGACGTTCGAGGCCGCGGAGGCCATCATAGGGCTTACAAGCGATGCACTGGCCCTCAAGAGGGGCAAGCGTCCGGCCAAGAATTATGAGGAGAGGTTTGCGGCCCTTGAATCGTTCATCTCGGAGAGGTTTCCAGATGCAAAATACTCGGTAAGCAGGCTGGATGAAGACTTTGGGCCGGCGGTTCTTGAGCCCGGTGTGGATGTGCTGGTGGTCAGCGAGGAGACCCATCCCCAGGGGGACGTCCTCAATGCCCTGCGGCGCGGCAAGGGCCTCCCGCCGGTATCTGTAGTGGTGGTGCCGATGGTGATGGCAGAGGATGGCACGAGAATCTCGTCTACCAGGATAAAAAACTCAGAGATAGACCCCTCCGGCAGGCAGCCCTGA
- a CDS encoding transketolase, N-terminal subunit (COG0021), translated as MAEIIGVLFYGHLRYDPKNPSWEDRDRLVLSKGHAAPGLFSGLAVAGYFDKDEIETLRKFGSRLQGHPDLKCPGVEFCGGSLGIGLSFSLGIALAAKIDGRGHRVYTILGDGESDEGQVWEAAMAAAKYKTDNLTAILDRNLIQQDSRTEDVMPLDAPGMKVGDKWRSFGWNVIEVDGHRIEELDGALRGAADTKGAPTMIIARTIKGKGVEHMENNPSWHGQAADPEIAPIIQEELGSQCAIAPSIIAGDMTDLSGEVRRCAEGGADYIHLDVMDGRFVPNKTFDHEKIRELRPITQTPFDTHLMIDEPGRHIREYAEAGSDIITVHAEACDSSTFGEIHDYLRDNLVGVGLAVNPGTELPPWAAKFAPTIDQVIIMSVVPGKSGQKYIEDTHAKASRMAEQLAGHGFEGVIEADGGVTEQNIGSCFTDGARAFVGGSAIVGQRDISSAITGFREALADARRTMLLHSAERRGGRDLVKKWAGLHKGKAGELVEQLATKEGLL; from the coding sequence ATGGCAGAGATAATAGGCGTGCTCTTTTACGGGCACCTCCGGTATGATCCAAAGAATCCGTCATGGGAGGACCGGGACAGGCTTGTCCTCTCAAAGGGGCACGCGGCGCCGGGGCTCTTTTCCGGACTGGCTGTCGCGGGATACTTTGACAAAGATGAAATAGAGACGCTCCGAAAATTCGGGAGCAGGCTGCAGGGTCACCCGGATTTAAAGTGCCCCGGCGTCGAGTTCTGCGGGGGATCATTGGGGATAGGGCTCTCATTCTCGCTGGGCATTGCGCTTGCAGCAAAGATAGACGGCAGGGGGCACCGCGTGTATACAATACTGGGGGACGGCGAATCAGACGAGGGCCAGGTCTGGGAGGCCGCCATGGCTGCAGCCAAATACAAGACGGACAACCTGACTGCAATACTGGACAGGAATCTAATCCAGCAGGATTCCCGTACAGAAGATGTAATGCCGCTTGACGCGCCCGGAATGAAAGTGGGCGACAAGTGGCGCTCGTTTGGCTGGAACGTCATAGAGGTCGACGGGCACCGCATAGAGGAGCTTGATGGAGCACTGCGGGGGGCCGCAGATACAAAGGGCGCCCCGACGATGATAATCGCCCGGACTATCAAGGGTAAGGGAGTCGAGCACATGGAGAACAATCCGAGCTGGCACGGCCAGGCGGCAGACCCGGAGATAGCCCCGATAATACAAGAGGAGCTCGGATCCCAGTGCGCCATAGCGCCCTCGATAATAGCGGGCGATATGACTGATTTATCCGGGGAGGTCCGCAGGTGTGCAGAAGGCGGGGCCGACTATATCCATCTTGATGTAATGGACGGCCGGTTTGTGCCAAACAAGACCTTTGATCATGAAAAGATAAGGGAGCTGCGGCCCATCACGCAGACCCCCTTTGATACGCACCTGATGATCGACGAGCCGGGCAGGCACATACGGGAGTATGCCGAGGCCGGAAGCGACATCATTACCGTCCATGCAGAGGCGTGCGATTCCTCTACTTTTGGCGAGATACACGACTATCTCCGGGACAACCTGGTCGGGGTGGGCCTGGCAGTCAACCCGGGAACAGAACTGCCCCCCTGGGCTGCAAAGTTCGCGCCCACTATCGACCAGGTTATCATCATGTCGGTGGTCCCAGGCAAATCAGGACAAAAATACATCGAGGATACGCACGCCAAGGCCTCGCGGATGGCGGAACAGCTGGCTGGACACGGCTTTGAGGGGGTAATAGAGGCCGATGGCGGCGTCACAGAACAGAACATCGGCTCGTGCTTTACAGACGGGGCCCGGGCGTTTGTAGGGGGGAGCGCCATAGTGGGCCAGCGGGATATATCGTCAGCGATAACGGGCTTTCGAGAAGCGCTCGCAGACGCGCGCAGAACAATGCTGCTACACAGTGCAGAGAGGCGTGGCGGCAGAGATCTTGTAAAAAAATGGGCCGGATTACACAAGGGCAAAGCGGGGGAGCTCGTAGAGCAGCTAGCCACCAAGGAGGGATTGTTATGA
- a CDS encoding phenylalanyl-tRNA synthetase beta subunit (COG0072): protein MHDINSIAFPLRYTTAGRGHRFVPLHSDAELTVDEILEKTEVGTKYGPLLKGSKKVPVILDAKGRTVSFPPVINAARTTVNTKTLGLFVDVTGTDKRVIEDVLSVIALTLQGAGFTLYSVRVSGAGNSTPLFRPRKMRLDAQLVNSTLGLDLKPTAIVNALRKSRLDAIAKGKIIECTIPRHRFDILGEMDLVEDAALGYGMDKLGPRLPTSSTLGMAHPIQVMLQSARGIMTGLGYTEILNSSLTSKRILYENTDRDPSKMISVSDSKSLEHTILRDSLLPGVIDSLAANIHHEYPQRLFEIGTVFGRGSPVSEQGSLCAASSHGSAGFTEIKSTLQSAARHILGGTCKTRPAPHDIFEEGHSAEVLVGGKVIGIAGELSGTVRERFRLREPVSAFEIKLPG from the coding sequence GTGCATGACATCAACAGTATAGCGTTTCCCCTGAGGTACACCACGGCTGGCCGCGGCCATCGTTTTGTGCCCCTCCACTCAGATGCCGAGCTCACAGTAGATGAAATACTGGAAAAGACAGAGGTCGGGACAAAGTACGGCCCACTCCTGAAGGGCTCAAAGAAGGTACCCGTCATACTGGACGCCAAAGGCAGGACCGTCTCGTTTCCGCCCGTGATAAACGCAGCCAGAACTACCGTGAATACAAAGACACTAGGACTGTTCGTCGACGTTACAGGCACCGACAAGCGTGTAATAGAGGATGTACTATCCGTGATAGCGCTTACCCTCCAGGGGGCAGGTTTCACACTGTACTCGGTGCGCGTCTCGGGCGCAGGCAACTCAACACCTCTATTCCGCCCGAGAAAGATGCGCCTTGATGCACAGCTTGTAAACTCGACACTGGGCCTCGACTTGAAGCCGACCGCAATAGTAAATGCCCTCCGAAAGAGCCGCCTCGATGCTATCGCCAAGGGCAAGATAATAGAGTGTACAATCCCGAGGCACCGCTTTGACATACTGGGAGAAATGGATCTTGTAGAGGATGCGGCTCTTGGATACGGCATGGACAAGCTCGGCCCGCGGCTCCCTACATCATCAACCCTCGGCATGGCCCATCCCATACAGGTGATGCTCCAGTCGGCGCGCGGTATAATGACTGGCCTCGGGTACACAGAAATACTCAACTCGAGTCTTACAAGCAAGAGAATCCTTTACGAGAATACGGACAGAGACCCGTCAAAGATGATATCGGTGTCTGATTCAAAGAGCCTCGAGCATACCATACTGCGCGATTCTTTGCTGCCCGGGGTAATCGACAGCCTTGCCGCCAACATACACCATGAATACCCGCAGCGGCTATTCGAGATAGGGACGGTATTCGGGAGGGGCTCGCCCGTATCGGAGCAGGGCAGCCTGTGTGCAGCAAGCTCACACGGTTCAGCCGGCTTTACCGAGATAAAGTCCACCTTGCAGTCGGCCGCCCGGCACATACTGGGGGGCACCTGCAAGACCCGACCGGCACCCCACGATATATTCGAGGAGGGCCATTCCGCAGAGGTGCTGGTAGGCGGCAAGGTAATAGGCATAGCAGGCGAGCTCAGCGGTACAGTAAGGGAGCGCTTCCGGCTGAGAGAGCCTGTATCGGCCTTTGAGATAAAACTGCCTGGTTAA